The window gtgtgcgtgtgtgtgcatacaaatgtgaaggagagagagatgggtgagTGTTTCCATATCAGCAGCGCACTCATTGAGAGTCAGGGGCCATCTGGAGCAAACATGGAACAACAtgtttggacacacacacacacatacaacaggtAGCCACATGTCTggacacatttgcacacacacatacacacaacaggcAGCAACATACACTTTCtctaatctacacacacacacacactctaccttaAATCTCCTAGCTCTCCAGTTCAGCCAAGGTTCTGAGGAAGCTTGAGCTGTAAATATTTAAAGTGATAGAGTTGGACTGAGACAGGCTGGCGGCCTGTTCAGCATTTCAGACAATAGTCCTAAACACCTTCTCCCAggctggctgactagctggcAGGTCTGGAAAAGCCTTTTAGGATCACTGCTGCTTCTAGGCAGGGACAACATGAATCCTAGAAAGAACCAACAGGCTTCCAGCCAGCTAACCAGTCAGTTATTTATAATGATCTTGACATTTCCTGTGGTCAAACCAGCTGTCACAATCAGATCAGTTAAGgcaacctctttctctctcacacacactccctgacaGGTTgagggctagagagaggatagacGAAAGGAGATAGATGAGATCCAAACAGAAGCACTAGGtgctaaggtgtgtgtgtgtgccctgctgtGATAAGGCATGGTAAACATGAACTCTGTTTCTATACAGATGTACCTCCAGTAACCCTTCCCTTTtggtttccccctctccctagcATTCTTCCACTCCCCTCACCAGCCTGTTTACACAGCCACCAAGCATGGAGTCATAGGCTTCTCCAGAGCAATggcggtgagacacacacacacacacacgcatgctcgtCTCTCAAGTTCCTAAACAGACACATGTCTGGacatgcctctgtgtgtgtgtgtgtgtgtgtgtgtgtgtgtgtgttaggacgcCTCAGAACATGGTGACTATGGGGTGAGGATCAACACTCTGTGCCCAGCCTTTGTGGACACACCCCTGCTCCATTCTGTAGAACTGGAGGAAAACATGGGCAAGTTTGTCAAGTTCAAAGATGACTTCAAACACCGCATGCACAAGTTTGGAGTCCTGACGTAAGTAAAcatgaaagggaaggagagaaatgggtggagaggagagtggagcgtTTGTTTGGACCATGAATGAATGAAGCTGTGATCACCTTCATTGTTATCTATAAACATATgtaccctcccaccccctccagacCATCTCTGGTGGCTgaggggatgatgatgatgatcacaGACAGCAGGCTGAATGGAGCAGTGATGAAGATCACCTGTTCTAAAGGGATCCACTACCACACCTACGAGCCCCTGTCAGCCTGAATGCATTCACCCACCTCCGTCTCGCCAGATGACTGCCCCTTGAGTTACTGCTGCCAGGCACACAATGCAGCGCCAGTACACAGGCAGGAAGTTCAGGATGGCACTAACATCAACCATGAAGAAGAGTTAGTATGCTCTTGGACCAACAGCCAACACCCAGCATTGCTTAATCTTCCTTCATACGCACATGGAGACGGCTGCAATTATTGAATCCTTCCATTTGATTGGACCAGCAGGATCATATTCTGGCTCGACTCGTTATCATGTTGTTTGTGGTTTTTACATCTTAAAATGTACAGAACTTCTTTTAAAATCTTTTAAAGCAGTGTTTGCCCCTGTATATATGTGTAATTATATATACTTATCTGTTTTAGTCCCAAAAAATAAACTAGCATGAACTGTCATTTCTCTGTGTTTTCTTGTGTCTAGTAGCTGAAGGTGGTGCATATTCAAGGTGGGtaacatttttgtgtgtgtcagcttaGGGAGAAGAAAGAATACAAGATTGTgataaggaggaggaagtggcatATTGCAACAGGACTATTACTAGACTGGTGTGTGACATGAAActatgacacagacacacactacccctTCTTTccgtctgtctcttcctcttgattCTGATTGTGGCTGATTACACAGTGGAGCAAGAGTGCAAAGCCATGTAATTACCAGCACTGACAACtgagctcagacacacacacacacaccgtgtggcAGAAAGAGTTAAGCTGTTGTCGAGGTTTTCTGACGGAAGGTCAGGGAAGTTTAATCTGTTAGGTAAATATTCACTGAGGCAGTTAGTCAACACACCCTcttctcactacacacacacactatagtcCCCATGGGCTGAACAGGATCAGCGTCACAAATGTACACATGCAGACAATCAGTGTGCCATATCTGCATAGTGGTCAACTTTCCCAGCATTGTGGCTGATGACCTCATCATTCTGTGGGATGTGATTGACAGGCTGATGTAgccggtgtgaatcggtgaaactcactcctcaagtatgtaacaggccacctgcGTCattgaatagctagcttttctttggcgtagctggtagtggtggcgcttgggaagtcagagaTGGCGTGTTCGATCCTCGGTGAAGGATGAACACGGTCCGGAAAACTCGGTCCGgaacttgcaagaccacgtctgttacatacccgtCACAATGACATCTTAAAATCTTAGGGGGCAGGGTTGGGGAGGCACATTATAACCTAGCATCAACCAAGCTGTGGAATTGTGTACATACACTTATGTTtggcagaaacagacagaaaagaaggactttgtgtgtgtgggtccacaCCGCTTTATCTGCAGAGTAATATAAACAACTCTGACCGGCCATGATCTCACAGGGGTCTGTGGGACCTGAGCCAACTGGGTCttgtgacaatgtgtgtgtgtgtgagagagagagagcgagcaaacTCCATCTCCAGTTGTCTGCTGCTGTCGCTTAACCTATTGGCAGATGTCAGTTGTTGTGATTGTCTGCCATGTTCCGGTCCAACCAGTTACAGTGGGAGAAgggcgaggaggaagaggaggtggaggagaaggagggaaatgaaagaggagaggaaggagtgagGGGCAGAAGAGGAGTTGGATGAAACCACCACACTCTCAACACATCCAACACTCGGATGACAAAATGGTGCACTTTAGGCAGATGCTACAGCACATGCACAGAGCTGATAAAGCTAAATGACTATTATTAATTTTTCTTGACTTCCTCAAATCTCAAAGCAATGTTTTGCGGAAGACCACACACTTACGAGACATTGTAAGTGTGTCAACAGATTACAGAAGTGGTTGtttgttccagaacacatttacaaaaacatttcCTTAAAAGTGAATTACTTCCGGTAATAATTCAGTGTAGAGTGATGTTAGTGATGTTGCTCTCAGCTCACATTTCACACCTCAATGGAGTTAATCGATGCTTTCTGGACTGACGCGTCACCAGGGTGTCCCACTTCAAGGTGTCCCACTTCAAGGTGGCATAGAGGTGACAGGGTTCAGCAGCCTGTCTACAGACCAATGGAATGTTCGTGTCACACTCCCTGTCTGGTGAACATGGTGCCAGACCCAGAACACAGGTTACGCGTTACTACCCAACTGGTCCACTACAACTGAAGGGTATTCTCAActactttaaagatcctgtaaagcaaattatttgcttctcagtacattacatacgtgtgaaattagttcctgaaagcatgtgcaaagcgcgaaaactttgtcgcaaaTGTGGACTTAGGGTAATTAATAACTTagtgggtagttaataacacattcttctgtggtgtggtgaacttaaactcgttttcaattccactctAAAGGATCTTTAAACCTCATAAAAAAAAGGCTCAATCTGCACTCGAACACGAGTTTCTGATCTGTTTTGGGGATTCGTTTTTACACTGTGATCGGCCCACATTTTCTTTCAACTAAACAGATGGAGACAGATATCTGGCCTTTGTGCGGTCTGGAGGCCTCTATAGGGGGAATTGGatccataacacacacaacacattgtTTACAGTACTTTATGAAAGTGTACACATGCATAAACTATGAGGTATCTATACTCAAACGATGACATcttacacacacccagcatATTGGCCATACATGGGGAAAAGAGAACCATGCCTCAAACTATATATTTATTTCACAAATCATTCTAAACTCAAGTTTAAAACCTACAGGCTAGGTCACAGACCACAGATGTTTGTTCCCACagctttggttgtgtgtgtgtgtatgtatatgagagagagagacagacagagacacagagagagagacagaaagagagcgagagagcctgAATGGGGACTCGCCAAGTGAAACAAGTCAGCAGAGCTGGGGGAGATTAAAGACTTTATTGCTCTGCTAAAACATCtgaatgcgcacacacacacatctggaaaCAGTTGCAGCACAGCTAGGAGTATCACAGGCTAGCTCAGTGGAGGAAGGACAAAAAAAGATAAAGTTAAGAGCGTCTTGGCAGACACAGTACATTGTTattgtttgtcagtgtggcctgtgcaGTGCCCAGAAGTGTCCACTAGAGGTAAACAACATAATAGGAGCAGCAGAGGTGCGCTGGCACCACCTGTTggtcaaacacacaacacagataaGTATTAATACTTTTAAAGCTTGATATTTTTATCAAAGAATTATTTACATAATTCCATTAAAAACAAAGACTGTGGTTAATATGTGACTTCACATGGGTGAGTCCTCCCTGTCCGTCTCATGGATCAGATGAGGATCGGGGAGAGTACACATAGGCATGTTCTTCAGTATGGAACCTGGGTGTTAATTTATAGGATAACACAATATTCAGCAGGAACCTAGGTGTTTATGTACAGGGTTCCATGTTCTTCAGCAGGAACCTGGGTGTTTATATACAGGATTCCATGTTCTTCAGCAGGAACCTGGGTGTTTATATACAGGGTTCCACGATGTTCAGCAGGCTGCATGTCTCTTTCATCCTGCAAAGATAGAACAGTCAGACCGGCAGCAATTGGCTCCTCTGTCTATAAacctgactgagtgtgtgtgcctacatGTTTCTGatcctctccagtctctcctggAGGTTCTCTTGCTGGCCAGTGGGACTGGAGAACAGGGGGGGCTCAGGGTCTGAGCTGTGCTTAATCACTTGATCATGGGTCTGGTGCTGGACTTGGGTCTGGTCCTTGGTAAGGTCAAGTTCTGGTTCAATCATACCTGAGGATGCAGATCTCACTGCACATGCCATGGCATCACTTCCTCCTCTAGTGACCAATGAGGAGTCTTTCTGGATGATCAGAGAGATCATGGattaggagaagagagaagacagacaacATACCCTCCAGCTATCCCCGAGTGCATCTGGAACTAGTTAACACACAGTGAGGAAGAAACTCTGATGACATAATCTGCTCAACACCTGCTTTACTTCTCACTGCCTATAGGCTCATAGGCGCTTGGagtacatgtgcacacacacacacctaccagagCAAGCTCCAGTTTAGTCTCCAACAGAAGAACTCTGCTCTCCAGGTTTATCCAGCTCTGTCTGTCAATAGTGATggttcccctcttcccctcctcctctttcttttctctctccttttcctctctctgtctctccatgagTTCTAGACGagcctccagggcagccagCCTTTCCAACCCAGCCAGACACTGCCCCAGCTGGGCCTCCACAGCTGCaagcctcccctcttcctcctaaacagataaacacacacacacttaacagaccgagggaatgtgtgtatatgtgtgtttatatgtgtgtgtgtgtagtcagtgTTAGGTCTCACCCTAAGACAGTCTCTGGGAGCTGTGTTATAGAACtgttcctcatcctcatccagcTCATCTAAGGGTAGGGGGGCGGGGGTCAGGGCAGCGCCTCCAATGTGGCACTGAACCAGTGGCCAATcagaagactgagagagagataaccaaTGTCTCAGtgtttgcgagtgtgtgtaagggtggttggtttgtttgtctgtgtgtttgtaaagtgAGTGTGCACATGTCAGGTGAGTGTGATTATGTATGATTGTGAGAGGGGCGTACTGTCGAGTCAGTAGGCCTGTTTGAAGAGGCCTGTCTGGAAGCACCTTCCATTGATAATGGCCTCACTGTCTGGAACGCTGGCCTGCTCTtgggctgaaacacacacaagttacACACATGGAACATGCAAATGCCACACATAACAGGATCCTGAGAAGACCAGGGCATACCTTGGAGCTGGCCTTATGaagctctctgtgtctctggaggACGaggctgatgatgtcacacagcaaacacaccttCCTCTCAGAGAATCCAAACGCCAGGAACTGCTGCTTAGTCAGGCTTGGTTTATAATGGAACTGGTCCCTCAGCACCTAGAGACAGGGTATAATTGAAACTAGTCCCTTAGAacctgtgtgtttttatgttgcCACATAAGTAAGTTCTTCTGTTCACACCAGTATCAGTCAGGcttggagagacaggagcaggccAAGGACATTTCAGGCTGACTTCACCAGCTGCACACAATTTCTCTGTCAGCAACAAAACTGATGCTGTCAAAAGGCTAGCATAGCCTGATCTAAATTACAACCACACAAACATCTTGCTATCCACATGTGTCGGTGAGGAGATTAAACCTACATATGCTGcgctaacacccccccccccccccccccccaatgcaGCAGGAAGACAGGTGGTGTTTAACGTATAGATTGTCTATAATTGAGTGTAGGGTGTGAGACTCAGATGGCGCGTGTACCTTGTAGACGGTCTCTGTAAACCGCAGGTCGCTCTTCCCGGTCAGTTCGACCCCTAACCCCACGAGCTGTTCGACCAGAAgcggagagaaggaggtgaacACGTAGCTCACTATGGGCAGACAAGATGACGCGTCTCCTTTCGCCAACCTGCGCAATCAGTTTGTGATGTTTAACATTTCGCGGGACCAGTGCTTCTAGCTAAAGCTCCCAATGGTTTTAATTGCGTATAACATGTCGGTCTGACCGACATTGCTAGTCTAGCCTACTACCgtactagctagctactagtaACGTAACGTCGGGTTAGCTACTTACCCGTTGTAGTCAACGTCCCGTGGATACTTCACGGCTCGCAACTGAGTATCTAGTTTGCGAAGACACCCTTTCAGATCGCCGGTAGACATCATTGTATCACTTTTATAGCTACACTGACATTTTTCTGAATTATTACACGGTATTCAGCTTCTACTGTACTTTAAGACGGGTGAGTGTTACGTTAGCAACCTAGCTATTTAGACACAGACATACTTCCTGGGTTTTCAGAGTGTCGTTTTGTTTTTGCCGGGTAATGAACAGACGTCGCCGCCATTGGTTGCCATGGCATGTAGTCACAAGAACACATACTTGTATTGAGATACGTACATTCATTCCAACGCAAGTTGCGTCTTCTCATATTAGAGTATTAAATCGTGAATGTAGCTTGCATATTTCACAAAGAAATATACGCAGCTAAATCTTCATTAGATAAACTGATGGATATTCAGGATCTGTCATTAAGATaactatatttatttatgtcgTATGTGCTATTCATATTTTACAGACGGAGTTACTTGATTCAATAACAACACACGTCAAACTGAACAGCAGGGAATGCGGGTGAGAGTAGAAAGGAGGGAGTTAACTGCCTGAGTGATGGGAGGATTAGCTGTGTTGTGTGCTTGACTGAGTGGAGTTTTTCTCTTGGACAGCGGGACTATATTATATTTCGGTGCGATTTCAAGGGAGATGAGAGTTTCTGGCAACAGATAGAACGAGCGCATTTATTCCAACCGAAGCTGTTGACGTTCTAACCACGGCGCAAGTCGCGGCGGCGGTCGAATCATTCCGTCAAACTCAGGTAGGGTCAATATGTGGATCAAGGAATCTATCGTAAGCAATGAAAACAATAGTTTGTGAATGACAACAACTTCAACCAATGGCCGTTCTGCGTGAATGGCCCTAACACGGATTTAGACCAATGGAGCTGACGAAAGGAGAGGAGTTCAGGTCAACCGAGCATGATATGTAAATTATCACCGACTATTGAACATACTTTAATGTTGACGTCTGCTATAAGATCATGGATCTCATGTTTATCCTGTTACACAAACGTCCTCTGATGTTCGCGGAGAATGCATTAGTGCTCTGCCTGGTTGGGCATATTCAGTCTCAGGAGATTGTGTTGATGTcaggcagtctctgtggagtcagCTAGCATAGCCTTCTGCGTCCCTACTTTGTAAATCAGTTTAAAGTTGTGCTAATCTAGCTAGTTATGATTCCATGCATTCCATTGTAGGGCAACACACACCCCTTAGTTGTTAGATGCAAGAAAGTGTGCATTGGCTGCAGTTTATTCAGGGGAATGTTGTAGAGCTGGTATGGTCTGTAGACTTGTCAGGGCCAGTGATAATAAAACACCTTGCTTTGAACAATGAGCAGGTgcagccagtcatccagccagccagcaaaatCAGATTTGACCAGATCAGCAGGATATTAGCCTTTGTAGGACATGgaacttacagacacacactctcttaagtATAAAGTCCAGAGTTTGGTATTATAGCAGGCCTCAAAACCCAAGACTGACCAGTTAGGAACCCggtgttgtgtgtttgctgtgagtTGTCACAGTCCATGTGTCTCAGCAGGTTGGCTCTGCCTATCAGGCCCCAGATAGCATCAGCTGCCATCACGCTATTGGTTCACAATCAGGAAGAACTCCTGACAGAGGACATAATCATTGGCTGCTTTAGGTCAGCACTGATTCAGGGGATTCCCCTGTTAGGTTGCCCTCAGAGTATAAGCCTCAGTATTAGTATGGTATAAGTCTATCTCTGTGtaggttcatgtgtgtgtgtgtgtgtgtgtgtgtgtgtagatgggtcAGGCTCTGTGGAGACTCCCCCCTGGGGAGCAgcaggagctgcaggaggagtACGCAGAGCATCTTTTCCGCTCCAGAGGAGAAGGAGCGATGCTTGACCCCCCTGATGGCCCCCTGCCCCACCACGCATCTCGAAGGAGCCCTCACTGCCAGGTACAAGTGCAGCATGGATGCTCCTGGTCTCCACGGAGACCGCCAACCCTTATACACAACATTTAGGACTTCACTTCCAGTGTGACAGATACATGTGTATCATATCAACATGATAACATCTCAGTCACCCAACATTGTGTACTGTtcatcccaccccccacccacctatCACCCATACCTACTGTTATCAAACTGAGGTTGTCTCtgccccttccctccccagggTCCAGGGACAGATATCTACCACCTCCTAAGGGCACGTGCAGGACGGGGGGGCAGAGAGCATGGCAGCTTCATAGACCTGGAGATGCTGCCCCCAGAGCTGGGCATCACCATCCTGTCCTACCTGAACCCCACTGACCTCTGCCTGGCTTCCTGCGTTTGGCAGGGCCTGGGCCACGACGAGTACCTGTGGCAGGGGTGAGTATGATTACTTTTTATagtgatattttttattttttttgttgcttctTTGTAGATGTGGCTTGCGAGGTCATAAGAATTTCACTATCCTGATGACGCTACCCTACTCAGTGCATTTGACTTTGACTTACTACCAGGCCTGGGCCACAACAAATACTACTGCAGCAGTTTACTACTTTAGCAGTACCAAAATACTGCTAAAGTACTACCGGTCGATCGATTTGTTTATGTATTCCAATtaaccgatccggggatctcagctaggattgaggcctgcctcacagacatctccgcctggatgaccgagcaccacctccagctgaacctcgccaaaacagaacttctcatcatcccggctaaaccctccatctcccacgatctctcaatcaccctgggatctgcgacggtgaccccttcatcttctgccaggaaccttggggttaccatggacgacgagctctccctcacggcccacattgctgcagtctcccggtcgtgtagattcaccctctacaacatccggaagatcaggaggtaCCTGTCtgacttgtcctctccaagttggactattgcaactcgctgctcgctggtctcccagcatgtgcaacccgccctcttcagaggattcagaacgcagcggcccgcctggtctacaatctacccagacgctcccatgttaccctgctcctcatctctctccactggctacctatcatggcccgtatcagattcaagaccctggtactgaccttccgagcagtgaacgggactgcacccgtctacatcaagtctctcctgcagccttacacccccacccgtcacctacggtcttcttcagacaaccgcctggtggtcccaccgctcaagaccgcccggtcccaacacaagctcatctcctgtctggccccccagtggtggaatctactccccacctccatcagagacactgactgtctctccaccttcaagaaaaggctcaagacgcacttgttccgggagtacaacggtacttaggaatgtttcgcttgacccgatgttagtttcctcaaggatcacaatgactcttgcttagagacatgttgctcttgtggttagtggtaactgatttaaaatttttgtactcgctgtgatatattgtttttattattgttgcttgttttttccacaggtacacttgcacttatagcggttcatgttgtttaattgtaacttgtttaactacatgctcttatggttcttccctttggcacttactttggttgttcataatgtgtgcttcatgttttggctactcgcaatgtttttgtggctatcttgttgttatgatcagtgacctatgcactttgtaaagctctctcttggaagtcgctttggataaaagtgtctgctaaatgaataaatgtaaatgtaattaaatcCTTTACGTCTCTGTCCTGCTAGTCTGTGTAAGTCCACGTGGGGGCACTGTTCCATCTACAACAGAAGGCTGCCTGCTGGCTTCTCCTACAGGAGACTGTTCCTGCAGCTAGACGAGGGAAGCCTCACCTTCAACCATGACCCTCAGGAGGTAGCTCACTCATATACATGCCtcgcctacacacatacacttacacacttacCTTTACCATGACTCTCAGGAGTTAGCttgctatctctctcacacacacaccccatacacacaggtcttgggttaggggtcaggggtcagggctagGGGCTACCAGTGTGTTCATCTGCAGGATTACTGCTACTACACTCCTTCCACTTAACGGAAACACGATAGCTCTGCAAGGGGtgggcctgctctctctctggctttaactgtgtgtgtgtgtgtgtgtgtgtgtgtgtttatgtgtgtgtgtgttcctctctacAGGGCATCCACTACTTCATGTCTAAAGCTATCCTGACCGACCACCCCACAGAGCTGGCCAAGTTCATCTTCTACACTCGCAGACTCAACTGGAAGATGCTGCGCATCTACCTCGACCAGAGGTATGTTGGTGATGAAgacgatggtggtggtggtggtgatgtttACTGTGGTAAAATATGCTGCTAGACTGGAGAACAAATATCTGTGattgataatgtgtgtgtgtgtgtgtcctcccttaGGAGAGATGTGTTGGATGAGCTGGTGAAGCTCCATAACTTCAGTAACCAGTTCCTCCCCAACGCACTGAGAGAGTTCTTCCGGCACATACACGCAcccgaggagagaggagagtaccTGGAGACCCTCATCACCAAGTTCTCCCAACGCTTCTGCGCCTGCAACCCCGGCCTGGTCAGGGACCTGGGCCTCAGCCCTGGTAAGTACTGCAGGGAATTGGGAGTTCTGAGGGAGGTCATGTGTAGTTCTGAAGGAGGCCAGCACTGACCAGGGCTTAACATTGCTGGCTGCCCATGTTCAGCCAATCCCTAGGCTTAGTACTGGAGTCTGTTGATTTGTGACTAATCCCCCTCAGAGCCCAACTTTTAACTTGGaaatctctctcaccccccccacccccaccctcccagatGCAGTGTACGTGCTGTGCTACTCCCTCATCCTGTTGTCCATAGACCTGACCAGCCCCCACGTCAAGAACAAGATGTCTAAGAGGGAGTTCATCAGGAATACGCGCCGAGCGGCACATAACATAA of the Osmerus eperlanus chromosome 14, fOsmEpe2.1, whole genome shotgun sequence genome contains:
- the fbxo8 gene encoding F-box only protein 8; this encodes MGQALWRLPPGEQQELQEEYAEHLFRSRGEGAMLDPPDGPLPHHASRRSPHCQGPGTDIYHLLRARAGRGGREHGSFIDLEMLPPELGITILSYLNPTDLCLASCVWQGLGHDEYLWQGLCKSTWGHCSIYNRRLPAGFSYRRLFLQLDEGSLTFNHDPQEGIHYFMSKAILTDHPTELAKFIFYTRRLNWKMLRIYLDQRRDVLDELVKLHNFSNQFLPNALREFFRHIHAPEERGEYLETLITKFSQRFCACNPGLVRDLGLSPDAVYVLCYSLILLSIDLTSPHVKNKMSKREFIRNTRRAAHNISEDFVGHLYDNIYLIGHVAA
- the cep44 gene encoding centrosomal protein of 44 kDa, whose amino-acid sequence is MMSTGDLKGCLRKLDTQLRAVKYPRDVDYNGLAKGDASSCLPIVSYVFTSFSPLLVEQLVGLGVELTGKSDLRFTETVYKVLRDQFHYKPSLTKQQFLAFGFSERKVCLLCDIISLVLQRHRELHKASSKPKSRPAFQTVRPLSMEGASRQASSNRPTDSTSSDWPLVQCHIGGAALTPAPLPLDELDEDEEQFYNTAPRDCLREEEGRLAAVEAQLGQCLAGLERLAALEARLELMERQREEKEREKKEEEGKRGTITIDRQSWINLESRVLLLETKLELALKDSSLVTRGGSDAMACAVRSASSGMIEPELDLTKDQTQVQHQTHDQVIKHSSDPEPPLFSSPTGQQENLQERLERIRNMMKETCSLLNIVEPCI